The DNA window TGTAGTATTCGCCTACACTCGCAAATCCTGCATCCGCGGCATGAGCTTGGATGCCCTCGAAGTTTATTTTGATGGTGGCTGCCTGGGAAAGAGAAGCAGCAAGCAAGAGGGAAAAGCGGACCGTAACGCTTTCAGGACCTAGGCGCGCAATCTCGATTGCAGAAAGATTTCTGCCTCGGACGCCACCGGGTTGCCGCCTACGGCGTGTTTTCGTCGAAGAGATTATTTCAGGATTTTGCGGAGTGCTTTCTCGAACTCTTTCGCTTGGCGCATGAAGCCGAGATCGGTGGGGTGGGAGCCGTCGATGGTCGCTTCTCCGTCGTGACCTAAGAGATCGTCGGCCTTCAGGTAGTGGAGGTTCGGGATCTTTTCGGCTTTCATCTTTGCGTAGACTTCGCGCATCGCGGCGTGGTTTGTTTCATTGCGCTCGAGACGAGACTTGTTGAAGATGTTGTCGTCGTAGTTGCGGTCTTCGACCAAGAGAATCGGCGTGGTGGGGTGGGCGGCGCGAAGGGTCTTGACACAATTTGCAGCGTCCTTGTGGATGTCCTTGGCGGTCATGTTCGGGAGACAGTCGAGGATGAAGACCGCGGGGTCCAGTTCGGCAAGGAACTTTGTCACTTCCGGCTCCATTTTGCCATTGCCCGAGAAGCCGAGGTTGATGATTTCGCGATCGAAGACGCGGCCGAGGATGGCCGGGTGGGTCATGCCGGGACGGGAAGCCGAGATGCCGTGGGTGATGGAGGTTGCATAGAAGGCGATCGGCTTTTT is part of the Bryobacter aggregatus MPL3 genome and encodes:
- a CDS encoding SGNH/GDSL hydrolase family protein produces the protein MSRINRRQFSTLLAAPLLAQTAPDLDWHDAKKFTVEGLGFKDLKSPYDRLPLRAEGVVRQAVWDLSRDSSGVLVRFTSNTGILHARWTLTNKNLAAPTITAVASSGLDVYAKTDAGKWHWLSIGKPTKFPDNQDVLSSALPPGQREYAIYLPLRNGVSSLEIGVSKGAAISPGAARPAGKKPIAFYATSITHGISASRPGMTHPAILGRVFDREIINLGFSGNGKMEPEVTKFLAELDPAVFILDCLPNMTAKDIHKDAANCVKTLRAAHPTTPILLVEDRNYDDNIFNKSRLERNETNHAAMREVYAKMKAEKIPNLHYLKADDLLGHDGEATIDGSHPTDLGFMRQAKEFEKALRKILK